GATGCCATGGCCGGTTGGCTGATCGGGCACGGGGTACCGCCGACTCGCATCCACGTGGAGAACCGGGCCGGCTCGACCGTGCAGAACGCGTTGTTCGCCACCAGGATGTTGCGCGATGTCGGCGCGACCAGCGCGGTGGTGGTCACCTCCCCCAACCACATCCGGCGCGCGGTCGCCGATTTCATCGTCGCGGGCACCCGGGTGGTCGGCGCGACCACGTCGCTGGATCAACTGGTCTCGCAGCTGCCGCCGCCCTCGCGCCAATCGCAGCGCGGCATCTACCTCGACGCCACCCGCACCTTCCAACTGGATACCGCACGCTGACCCCGCTGGGCGGCTCCGTGCGCGAGGTCACCGAATAACCGCTGGCCAGACCTGATCCGGGCACGGCAGTATGGCCGGGTGATGGCAGGCAGAACCGAGGTGGTCGCGACGCTGCGGGCGGCGGGATGCGTTTTCGCCGAGGACGAGGCCCGCCTGCTCACCGCCGCCGCGGCCGACACCGGCGCCGATCTGGACGACCTGGTGGCCCGGCGGGTGGCGGGCACGCCGCTGGAGCACCTGCTCGGCTGGGCCGAGTTCCACGGCTTACGCGTCGTGGTCGCGCCGGGCGTCTTCGTGCCGCGGCAACGCACCGCGTTCCTGGTCGAGGAAGCGGCCGCGCTGGCTCGCACCCGGACCCGGCATCAGATGGTGGTCGATCTGTGTTGCGGCTCAGGCGCTTTGGGCTTGGCCCTGGCCACCATCCTCGCGGCCGAGCAGCGGCCCGCGACGCTGGCCGCCGCCGATATCGATCCGGTCGCGGTGGACTGCGCGCGCCGCAACCTGACCGCGCTCGGCGCCCCGGTCTATCAGGGCGACCTCTTCGATCCGCTCCCCGAGGAACTGCTCGGCTGCATCGATATCCTGCTCGCCAACACCCCGTACGTTCCGTCCGACATGATCGCGCGGATGCCCCCGGAGGCCAGGGACCACGAACCGCGCGCCGCGCTGGACGGCGGGCCCGACGGTCTCGACATCTTCCGCCGCGTCGCCGCGGGCGCGCGGTCATGGCTCGCCCCCGGCGGCCACCTGCTGGTGGAAGCCGATGCGGCACAGACAGAATCCGCGCTCGCGGTGCTGGCCGAGCACGGTCTCGCCGGCCGGATCGCCACCTCGCCGGAGCAGTACGCCACCGTCGTGATCGGCACCAAACCGACCGGGTGAGGCGCTACTTCTTGCGGCCGGTGAACTGGTCCATGGAGTGGTAGACGCCGACCGAGTTGAGGAACAGGTCGCGCAGCTTGATCGGGAGCAGCCCGGAGATCGCCTTGTTGAGCCGTGAGGTCCAGGGCAGGATCACCAGCGGCGTCCCGTTCTTCATCTCGCGCCACGAGGTGTCCACCACCTCGTCCTGCTCCAGGATCGGCGTGAACAGGAAGCCCTTCGCGCCGTCGAACATGCCGGTGTTGATGTAGGTCGGGCAGACGGTGGTCACCTTGACGTGCTGGTGACCCGCCTGCTCGAGTTCGATGCGCACCGAATCGGACCAGCCGAGCGCCGCCCACTTGGACGCCGCGTAGACGCTCATCCGCGGATTGGACACCAGACCCGCCGACGACGCGATGGTCAGCACGCGCGCCTCGGTCGAGCCGGCCACCATGGCGGGCAGGAATTCCAGCGTGACGTACATGGGGGCGTGCGCGTTGATGGCCATCGTCTGCGCGATATCGGCCCGGTTCTCGGTGTCCCAGAAGTAACTGTTGCCGCGCACGATGCCGGCGTTGTTGACCAGGATGTCGATGCCGCCGACCTCGGCGCGGACCGACTCCGCCGCCTCGGCGATGGCCTGCGGCGCCGACACGTCGACCACGAAGTGGTGGATGTCGCCGCCCTGCGCGGTCAGCTCGGCGGCGGTCTCCTTCAGCGCCACCTCGTTGATGTCCCACAGCACTACGGCGGCCGCGCCCTCGCGCACCGCGCGTTCGGCGAACAGCTTGCCCAGGCCCATGGCGGCACCCGTGACGAGCACCCTCTTACCCGCAACCGTGTCGAGTTTCATCCGTCCCCTGTCTTTGCTCGGTATCGCCGGAGTCATTTCTGGCGCAGTGTTTTCATGACGCCGAAGTAGAGCGTCATGGTTTTGGCCCACAGCTGTTCGGACATGCCGGGCAACGGCGCGATCGGCAGCACCCGCTGCACCGCGATGGTCTGGGTGTCGATGTATTTCAGCAGGCCCTCGGGGCCGTGCCGGCGACCGGTGCCGGAGATGCCGAGTCCGCCCGACGGCGCGTCGGCACTGCCCCAGGCCGCGATGAAGCCCTCGTTGACGTTCACCGATCCGGCGTTGATCCGGGCCGCGACCGCGCGGCCCCGCTCGGTGTCCTTCGTCCACACGCTGGCGTTGAGGCCGTAGGCGGTGTCGTTGGCCTGTTCGACCGCCTCGTCGTCACTGGCGACCCGATAGATCGAGACGACCGGGCCGAAGGTTTCCTCGCGATACACCGTCATACCGGGACGCACCCCGCTCAGCACGGTCGGCTCATAGAAGTACGGCCCCAGCTCGGGGCGCGCCCGGCCGCCCGCGAGCACCGTCGCGCCCTTGGCCACCGCGTCCTCGACATGCGTTCGGACCGTGTCCAATTGGCGTGGGAAGGTGAGCGAGCCCATGTCGCTGTCGAAGTTCAGGTCCGCGCCGAGCGTAATTTTCTCGACGTGCCCGACGAATTCGCGGACGAACTGGTCATATACCTTCTCGTGCACATAGATTCGCTCCATCGATTCGCAGAGCTGCCCGGCCGACGCGAAGCAGGCGCGAATGGCGATCTTGGCCGCCCGCGCCACGTCGGCGTCGGCCAGCACCACCAGCGGGTTCTTCCCGCCGAGTTCGAGCGAGTAGCCGATGAGCCGCTCGCCCGCCTGTCGCGCGATGGTGCGGCCGGTGGCGCTGGAACCGGTGTAGTCGACATAGTCTGCGCGGCCGATCACCTCGCCGCCGATCACCGAACCGCGGCCGAGTACCGCCTGCCACAACCCTTTCGGCAGCCCGGCCCGTTCGGCGGCGTCGATCGCCCACAGCGCGATGAGCGCGGTCTGGTTGTCCGGTCGCGCCACCACCGCGTTGCCCGCGACCAGGGCGGGCAGCGCGTCGGAGACGGCGAGGGCGAGCGGGTAGTTCCACGGTGAGATGACCGCGACCACGCCCTTCGGGCGGTGCCGCACGTCGACCCGGGTCAGCACCGGCAGCACACCGCGTGGCTTGCGGGTGGCGAGCAGTTTCGGGGCGACCTGCGCGTAGTACCTGGCATTGACCGCGACATCGCCGACCTCGTCGAAGGCGTGCGCCCGGGACTTGCCGGTCTCGGTCTGCACGATGTCGAGCACGACATCCTGCTCGGCCAGCACGATGTCGTGGAAGCGACGCAGCACGGCGGCCCGCTCC
This genomic stretch from Nocardia brasiliensis ATCC 700358 harbors:
- a CDS encoding putative protein N(5)-glutamine methyltransferase, which translates into the protein MAGRTEVVATLRAAGCVFAEDEARLLTAAAADTGADLDDLVARRVAGTPLEHLLGWAEFHGLRVVVAPGVFVPRQRTAFLVEEAAALARTRTRHQMVVDLCCGSGALGLALATILAAEQRPATLAAADIDPVAVDCARRNLTALGAPVYQGDLFDPLPEELLGCIDILLANTPYVPSDMIARMPPEARDHEPRAALDGGPDGLDIFRRVAAGARSWLAPGGHLLVEADAAQTESALAVLAEHGLAGRIATSPEQYATVVIGTKPTG
- a CDS encoding SDR family NAD(P)-dependent oxidoreductase — translated: MKLDTVAGKRVLVTGAAMGLGKLFAERAVREGAAAVVLWDINEVALKETAAELTAQGGDIHHFVVDVSAPQAIAEAAESVRAEVGGIDILVNNAGIVRGNSYFWDTENRADIAQTMAINAHAPMYVTLEFLPAMVAGSTEARVLTIASSAGLVSNPRMSVYAASKWAALGWSDSVRIELEQAGHQHVKVTTVCPTYINTGMFDGAKGFLFTPILEQDEVVDTSWREMKNGTPLVILPWTSRLNKAISGLLPIKLRDLFLNSVGVYHSMDQFTGRKK
- a CDS encoding succinic semialdehyde dehydrogenase — translated: MTTASPLAAADALPSALVQPLLERAVAGGAPAVEVFAPATGRKIADLPQSSVADIDRAFATARAVQQEWARRPVRERAAVLRRFHDIVLAEQDVVLDIVQTETGKSRAHAFDEVGDVAVNARYYAQVAPKLLATRKPRGVLPVLTRVDVRHRPKGVVAVISPWNYPLALAVSDALPALVAGNAVVARPDNQTALIALWAIDAAERAGLPKGLWQAVLGRGSVIGGEVIGRADYVDYTGSSATGRTIARQAGERLIGYSLELGGKNPLVVLADADVARAAKIAIRACFASAGQLCESMERIYVHEKVYDQFVREFVGHVEKITLGADLNFDSDMGSLTFPRQLDTVRTHVEDAVAKGATVLAGGRARPELGPYFYEPTVLSGVRPGMTVYREETFGPVVSIYRVASDDEAVEQANDTAYGLNASVWTKDTERGRAVAARINAGSVNVNEGFIAAWGSADAPSGGLGISGTGRRHGPEGLLKYIDTQTIAVQRVLPIAPLPGMSEQLWAKTMTLYFGVMKTLRQK